Proteins co-encoded in one Coregonus clupeaformis isolate EN_2021a chromosome 17, ASM2061545v1, whole genome shotgun sequence genomic window:
- the LOC121586477 gene encoding proteasome subunit beta type-7 produces MLHNSRPCQPQSSGFSFENTRRNAVLEGNLSELGYSSPKARKTGTTIAGIVFKDGVILGADTRATDDMVVADKNCMKIHYIAPNIYCCGAGVAADAEVTTQMMSSNVELHSLSTGRPPLVVTVTRQLKQMLFRYQGHIGSSLIVGGVDVTGAHLYSVYPHGSYDKLPFLTMGSGAGAAISIFEDRYRPNLELEEAKKLVRDAITAGIFCDLGSGSNVDLCVITQSGVQYLRGYDQPAQKGKKEGQYKYKPGTTAVLTKTVTPLPLDVLDESIQLMDTQ; encoded by the exons ATGCTCCATAATTCCCGACCTTGCCAACCTCAAAGCTCTGGTTTTTCCTTTGAAAACACTCGCAG GAATGCTGTGTTGGAGGGGAATTTGTCAGAGCTTGGTTACAGTTCTCCTAAGGCAAGGAAGACTGGAACCACCATCGCTGGCATAGTCTTCAAG GATGGGGTGATACTTGGAGCAGACACAAGAGCCACTGATGACATGGTGGTAGCTGACAAGAATTGCATGAAGATCCACTACATTGCACCCAACATCTA CTGTTGTGGAGCAGGTGTGGCTGCAGATGCAGAAGTAACCACTCAGATGATGTCATCCAATGTGGAGCTACACTCACTCAGCACAGGACGCCCTCCCCTTGTTGTCACGGTTACCCGACAACTGAAACAGATGCTCTTCAG GTACCAGGGACATATTGGCTCCTCTCTGATTGTTGGAGGTGTGGATGTGACTGGCGCTCACCTCTACAGTGTCTACCCACACGGCTCCTACGACAAATTACCATTCCTTACTATGG GTTCAGGAGCAGGGGCAGCTATTTCTATCTTTGAGGACAGATACAGACCAAACTTGGAG CTGGAAGAGGCTAAAAAGCTGGTGCGGGATGCCATTACTGCTGGGATTTTCTGTGACCTGGGCTCTGGTAGTAATGTGGACCTGTGTGTCATCACTCAGTCAGGGGTGCAGTATCTTAGGGGCTATGACCAGCCTGCCCAAAAGGGGAAAAA AGAAGGACAGTACAAGTACAAGCCTGGCACCACTGCAGTTTTGACAAAGACGGTCACACCCCTGCCTCTGGATGTTCTTGATGAATCAATTCAGCTTATGGACACTCAGTGA